The Methanophagales archaeon genome has a window encoding:
- a CDS encoding DUF5615 family PIN-like protein encodes MKFIVDENVSFSVVRKLRALGYNVIAIAEEYASIKDQSIYEMAIKEKAILITRDYHFTNSLRYPPEKTEGIVYIRHGNLKSNEEVDIVFKFLKTCNLTEIKGSFVTLYKKSLKIRPPRTR; translated from the coding sequence ATGAAATTTATAGTTGATGAAAATGTAAGCTTTAGTGTTGTAAGGAAATTAAGGGCGCTAGGATATAACGTTATTGCAATAGCTGAAGAATATGCCTCTATAAAGGACCAAAGTATTTATGAAATGGCTATTAAGGAAAAGGCAATTCTTATAACCAGAGACTATCACTTTACAAATTCTCTTCGATATCCACCAGAAAAGACAGAAGGAATTGTCTATATAAGACATGGAAATTTAAAGTCCAACGAAGAAGTAGACATTGTCTTTAAATTTTTAAAGACTTGTAACCTTACTGAAATAAAAGGTTCATTTGTTACATTATATAAGAAAAGCCTAAAAATTAGGCCCCCACGCACCAGGTAA